The Malus domestica chromosome 06, GDT2T_hap1 genome has a segment encoding these proteins:
- the LOC103409746 gene encoding ubiquitin-conjugating enzyme E2 2: MSTPARKRLMRDFKRLQQDPPAGISGAPQDNNIMLWNAVIFGPDDTPWDGGTFKLTLQFTEDYPNKPPTVRFVSRMFHPNIYADGSICLDILQNQWSPIYDVAAILTSIQSLLCDPNPNSPANSEAARMFSENKREYNRRVREIVEQSWTAD, translated from the exons ATGTCGACTCCTGCAAGGAAGAGGCTGATGAGAGACTTCAAGAGGCTGCAACAGGACCCGCCTGCAGGGATTAGTGGGGCGCCACAGGATAACAATATAATGTTGTGGAATGCTGTTATATTTGG TCCCGATGATACACCTTGGGATGGAG GCACATTTAAGTTGACTCTTCAGTTTACGGAggattatccaaacaaaccacCAACAGTCCGGTTTGTTTCTAGAATGTTTCATCCAAATA TTTATGCGGATGGAAGTATTTGTTTGGATATTTTACAGAATCAGTGGAGTCCTATATATGATGTGGCAGCTATACTCACGTCCATCCAG TCACTACTATGTGATCCCAACCCAAACTCTCCTGCAAATTCAGAAGCTGCTCGCATGTTTAGCGAGAACAAGCGTGAGTACAACCGAAGAGTGAGGGAAATCGTGGAACAGAGTTGGACAGCAGACTAA
- the LOC103409818 gene encoding F-box protein SKIP23-like, with protein MLVDLSHNPLPLHFPWLMLPDHHCHHHHHHHCAHDGTEVYENQQLKCFFSLYTNQTHCLELPEAFEKTVCGSSSGWLILRDETTSSVILLNPLNRAQIALPELSSSPFYDQDPSRVLHKAVLSSDPSRCPFDYKVLAVFGEKRRLICYKARDKTWTMLHDAGNNYEDIILFNGEELLAATDIGKLVSCDLDDDGWFSPSVNEIAPPFTFKGGKVYLVGIGGELVMLIRFVQDNPRYGHETYDFEAYRYEQFESEWEAINGLGEWTIFVGKNHTTAIKAQDFKGLIKPNRIYFTEDSLDMEDSLMVGHDSGIFSMEEGKFEALGCDLSGFMYVWPRAVWFMPNMA; from the coding sequence ATGTTGGTCGACCTTTCCCACAACCCTCTCCCTCTTCACTTCCCATGGCTCATGCTTCCTGACCACCActgtcaccaccaccaccaccaccactgcgCTCATGACGGCACTGAAGTCTACGAAAACCAACAGCTGAAGTGTTTCTTCAGCCTCTACACCAATCAAACCCACTGTCTCGAACTGCCCGAGGCTTTCGAAAAGACTGTATGTGGCTCGTCATCCGGTTGGCTGATCTTGCGCGACGAAACCACGTCGTCGGTCATCCTCCTCAACCCTCTCAACCGCGCCCAAATCGCTCTCCCAGAGCTCTCCTCCTCTCCGTTTTACGATCAAGACCCTTCACGTGTTCTTCACAAAGCTGTGTTGTCCTCAGACCCTTCTCGCTGTCCATTCgattacaaagtgttggcagtTTTCGGAGAGAAGCGAAGGCTCATATGCTACAAAGCGAGGGACAAGACATGGACGATGCTACACGATGCAGGGAATAACTATGAAGACATTATTTTGTTTAATGGGGAGGAGTTGCTTGCCGCTACTGATATTGGAAAGCTCGTTTCGTGCGATCTTGATGACGATGGGTGGTTTTCGCCGAGCGTTAATGAAATCGCTCCCCCTTTTACCTTCAAAGGAGGCAAAGTTTATCTTGTCGGCATTGGCGGAGAGCTCGTGATGCTGATAAGGTTTGTGCAGGACAACCCTCGTTACGGCCATGAGACTTATGACTTTGAGGCTTACAGGTATGAACAGTTCGAAAGCGAATGGGAAGCCATCAACGGCTTAGGGGAGTGGACGATTTTCGTGGGGAAAAACCACACTACCGCCATTAAAGCTCAAGATTTCAAGGGCCTGATAAAACCGAACCGCATCTACTTCACTGAAGATAGTTTGGACATGGAAGATAGCTTGATGGTTGGCCACGATTCGGGAATCTTTAGCATGgaagaaggaaaatttgaggCGCTCGGATGTGATTTGAGTGGATTCATGTACGTTTGGCCTCGTGCGGTCTGGTTTATGCCTAACATGGCTTGA
- the LOC103437800 gene encoding uncharacterized protein, giving the protein MEEPQSAQSAQSGKLLRYALRSGSKTKEEKLPAAAAEPSSNNSATKRGRPASNMSKSVGVLDLSGKDKPAKPTRRLSVPSKPPTTPAPKLGGNITPISEARSRRSVRSESPASSDVSRPTSRKKFNVLASPSYWLQQIKLSEAAAKHSISLGFFKLALEAGCESLQLRQELKSYVDRYELSNLEDPLKELLESKTVAVNEQAQVSETCSQVLDEGTRSSDDDAKSCSSTMGSGKLKPKSLNTEAAQVSPVKAAAKKEIAPKSTPAARTRAPSAKSSSNSGPICDNGARVSTVKKPQKPSVQDSNKVKDRKKKQGNQTACEQDSVNPTRAEEALQENKENQDAPSTEAINVTEA; this is encoded by the exons ATGGAGGAACCCCAATCTGCTCAATCCGCCCAATCTG GGAAGCTTCTTCGGTATGCGCTCCGTTCGGGGTCTAAAACGAAGGAGGAGAAGCTGCCGGCGGCGGCCGCTGAACCCTCCTCTAACAATTCTGCCACCAAGAG ggGAAGGCCTGCATCAAATATGAGTAAAAGTGTGGGGGTTCTTGATCTCTCTGGCAAGGACAAGCCTGCCAAGCCGACCAGAAGGCTCTCTGTTCCTTCCAAGCCGCCCACTACTCCAGCTCCGAAACTTGGTGGCAACATCACTCCAATTTCTGAGGCTAGATCAAGGAGGTCTGTGAGAAGTGAATCCCCTGCTTCTTCTGATGTCTCTAGACCGACAAGCCGGAAGAAGTTCAATGTTCTGGCCTCACCATCTTACTGGCTGCAGCAAATTAAGCTTTCTGAGGCTGCTGCCAAGCACTCGATTTCACTCGGGTTTTTCAAACTAGCCTTGGAGGCTGGATGTGAG TCTCTTCAACTGCGCCAGGAGCTAAAATCTTACGTTGATCGGTACGAGCTTAGTAACCTTGAAGACCCTCTGAAGGAATTACTGGAGAGCAAAACTGTTGCAGTAAATGAGCAGGCTCAGGTCTCTGAAACCTGTTCTCAGGTGCTCGACGAGGGGACTCGGTCTTCTGATGATGATGCCAAGAGCTGCTCTTCTACAATGGGAAGTGGGAAACTGAAACCCAAGTCATTGAACACTGAAGCTGCTCAAGTTTCTCCAGTGAAGGCCGCAGCCAAGAAGGAGATTGCTCCTAAAAGCACTCCGGCAGCCAGGACTAGGGCACCTTCAGCAAAGAGTTCTTCGAATTCAGGACCCATATGTGACAATGGTGCTCGCGTATCTACTGTTAAGAAACCCCAGAAGCCGAGTGTGCAAGATTCTAACAAAGTAAAGGACAGGAAGAAGAAGCAGGGGAATCAAACTGCCTGTGAACAAG ACTCAGTTAACCCTACTCGTGCAGAAGAAGCACTTCAGGAGAACAAAGAAAATCAG GATGCTCCCTCGACGGAAGCTATCAATGTGACCGAAGCGTAA
- the LOC103438167 gene encoding protein IQ-DOMAIN 31-like: MGKSPAKWIKTVLFGKKSSKGGIPKGREKISNEKEVVVVARATGADYSSDPPVAFHETINTIGNNRELELENKETPSVLSDGSPGIQSIETQGSAPQDLVPLDPERIRQEQAATKAQAAFRGYLARRAFWALKGIIRLQALIRGHLVRRQAVATLFSMTGIVKCQALARGKRVRQSDIGLQVQNICSVMPLEGKLVSPVGVNTSVQMAKLSANVFILKLLAFSLTVMPLSLQYEPGNPNSVSNWLERWSATYFWKPVPQPRKVPDSKSLRKHPEAQTGRVKRNSRRLSSANVESVSVQATSEFEKPKRNLRKVPSHHTDPVQENPQVELEKVKRNLRKVHSPIVENSVQAESEAEGIKRSLEKASSTLVPDVVEGTSNSVEKFKKEPTWIPSGRPDTEIIPEPWAPKEVFNISSIDQGAEDLKPLTDSTSKDVNTPSAEAAIESKILTESNGQDENISSSNGVLSQKEDLTTNDNQKSNRKASTPAKQEISENGLQSSPTVPSYMAATESAKAKLRAQGSPRLAQDVTDKNNSTRRHSLSSATNAKISSHSPRTRRLVQTGGKGGTKSNRPLATSSDGNGKVTQAGWRR, encoded by the exons ATGGGCAAATCACCGGCAAAATGGATCAAAACGGTGCTCTTTGGAAAGAAATCTTCAAAAGGTGGCATTCCTAAAGGAAGAGAG AAAATTTCAAATGAGAAAGAGGTGGTGGTTGTTGCCAGGGCAACCGGAGCTGATTATTCTTCAGATCCACCTGTGGCTTTCCATGAAACCATCAACACCATAGGTAACAACCGAGAATTAGAATTGGAGAACAAGGAAACTCCAAGTGTATTAAGTGATGGAAGTCCAGGAATTCAAAGTATAGAAACACAAGGATCCGCGCCACAAGATTTGGTGCCGCTTGATCCTGAGAGAATCAGGCAAGAGCAAGCTGCAACAAAGGCACAGGCTGCCTTTAGGGGTTATCTA GCACGCCGAGCATTTTGGGCCCTCAAAGGAATAATAAGGTTACAGGCACTTATCCGTGGGCACCTGGTTCGGAGACAAGCTGTTGCTACTCTGTTCAGTATGACGGGCATTGTCAAGTGTCAGGCGCTCGCTCGTGGAAAACGGGTGAGGCAGTCTGATATTGGGCTTCAAGTGCAAAACATATGCAGTGTGATGCCTCTG GAGGGCAAGTTAGTGAGTCCTGTTGGAGTTAATACGTCAGTTCAAATGGCAAAGCTGTCAGCAAATGTTTTCATTCTCAAG CTTCTTGCTTTCTCACTTACTGTGATGCCTCTGAGTTTGCAATATGAACCCGGGAATCCAAATTCAGTCTCAAACTGGTTGGAACGATGGTCTGCAACCTATTTTTGGAAACCAGTTCCCCAACCAAGGAAAGTTCCAGATTCAAAATCTCTGAGAAAGCACCCGGAGGCTCAAACAGGCAGGGTAAAGCGCAATAGCCGGAGGCTTTCTTCTGCAAATGTTGAAAGTGTCTCGGTGCAAGCAACCTCTGAATTTGAGAAACCCAAGCGTAACCTTAGAAAAGTACCTAGCCATCATACAGATCCAGTGCAGGAAAACCCACAAGTTGAGCTTGAAAAGGTTAAGCGTAATTTGAGGAAGGTTCATAGTCCCATTGTAGAGAACTCTGTGCAGGCAGAAAGTGAAGCTGAGGGTATCAAGCGGAGTTTGGAAAAGGCATCAAGCACTTTGGTTCCTGATGTTGTTGAAGGCACTAGTAACTCGGTCGAGAAGTTTAAGAAAGAGCCAACCTGGATTCCATCCGGTCGGCCTGATACAGAAATAATCCCTGAACCATGGGCACCTAAAGAGGTATTTAACATATCATCTATTGATCAAGGTGCAGAAGATCTGAAGCCTTTGACAGATAGCACTAGTAAAGATGTGAATACGCCTAGTGCTGAAGCTGCAATTGAGTCGAAGATTTTAACGGAGAGCAATGGTCAGGATGAAAATATCTCATCCTCAAACGGGGTTTTGAGCCAAAAGGAAGATTTAACAACCAATGACAACCAGAAATCTAACAGGAAAGCTTCTACTCCAGCAAAACAAGAAATTTCGGAGAATGGGTTGCAAAGCAGTCCAACAGTACCAAGTTATATGGCAGCAACTGAATCTGCAAAGGCAAAGCTTAGAGCACAAGGCTCCCCTAGGTTGGCACAAGATGTGACCGACAAAAATAACTCAACTCGCCGTCATTCTCTGTCATCAGCAACTAATGCCAAAATCAGCTCACATTCACCAAGGACACGACGACTTGTTCAAACAGGTGGCAAAGGAGGAACTAAAAGCAACAGACCTCTGGCAACTTCGAGCGATGGAAATG GAAAGGTAACCCAAGCAGGATGGAGAAGGTGA
- the LOC103437805 gene encoding ABC transporter A family member 7-like yields MADTSHGPASFWTQANALLRKNLTFQKRNIKQNIRLVSFPILLCLMLVLVQKLVNNELDKAENRCGCSCIDTNGDGKCEEVCGLEYSSLTQGASCPIPDPPQWPPVLQVPAPKYRAVISDVIPYTDLPNESCKRTGTCPVTILFTGKNQSLGEVLAGNMFRSSSTLNSSDPDYLARSASGSESMPEYSNFLDPAFFSDLPLYIVQSHCPQNSIFSVPFNTSSIGIQQEARCVQGLHLWRNTSSEINSELYKGYKKSNLERKINEILSAYDFSNSNENNFNVSIWYNSTFKNDTGSAPIALMRLPRSVNLASNAYLQSVQGSSMEMLFEFVKEMPKPETKLRLDFSSLLGTLFFTWVILQLFPVVLTSLVYEKQQKLRIMMKMHGLGDGPYWMISYTYFFTISSIYMLCFVIFGSGIGLKFFSMNDYSIQFVFYFIYINLQISLAFLVAALFSDVKTAAVIGYIFVFGTGLLGGFLFQFFVQDTSFPRGWIIVLELYPGFSLYRGLYEFAQYSFNGNYMGTDGMRWGDLSDSDNGMAEVLIIMVVEWFVVLLFAYYVDQAVSSGTGKGTFFCFQRFRKKKLPSLRMRSLQRQGSKVSVEMEKADVVQERERVEKLLLDSDTTHSVICDNLKKVYPGRDGNPEKFAVRGLSLALSRGECFGMLGPNGAGKTSFISMMIGLTKPTSGTACVQGLDIQTQMDEIYTSMGVCPQHDLLWETLTGREHLLFYGRLKNLKGSVLKQAVEESLKSVNLFHGRVADKQAGKYSGGMKRRLSVAISLIGDPKVVYMDEPSTGLDPASRNNLWTVVKRAKQGRAIILTTHSMEEAEVLCDRLGVFVDGSLQCIGNPKELKARYGGFYVFTMTTSSDHEQEVENMVRSLSPSANRIYHLSGTQKFELPKHEVRIADVFEAVENAKSRFTVFAWGLADTTLEDVFIKVALGAQTSIELT; encoded by the exons ATGGCGGATACATCCCATGGGCCTGCCAGCTTCTGGACTCAGGCCAATGCTCTGCTCAGAAAGAACCTAACTTTCCAg AAAAGAAATATCAAACAGAATATTCGGCTAGTTTCATTTCCAATTCTCCTGTGTCTAATGCTCGTTCTCGTCCAAAAATTGGTCAACAATGAACTGGATAAGGCCGAAAACAGGTGTGGTTGCAGTTGTATTGATACAAATGGCGATGGTAAGTGTGAGGAGGTTTGTGGACTGGAATACTCAAGTTTAACACAAGGGGCCAGTTGCCCCATTCCTGATCCTCCACAATGGCCTCCAGTGCTACAAGTGCCGGCTCCTAAATATCGCGCCGTCATTTCTGATGTTATTCCATATACAGACTTGCCAAATGAGTCTTGTAAGAGGACAGGAACCTGTCCTGTAACTATACTGTTCACGGGGAAAAATCAATCTCTTGGAGAAG TTTTGGCTGGGAATATGTTCAGAAGTTCTTCTACTCTGAATTCATCTGATCCGGATTATTTAGCCCGTAGTGCTTCA GGCTCAGAATCGATGCCTGAGTATTCCAACTTCCTTGATCCGGCTTTCTTTTCGGATCTTCCCCTATATATTGTTCAGAGCCATTGCCCACAAAACTCTATATTTTCTGTTCCATTTAACACATCATCCATTGGGATCCAACAAG AGGCTAGATGCGTTCAAGGTTTACACTTGTGGCGGAATACTTCCTCTGAGATAAACAGTGAGCTCTATAAAGGTTACAAAAAGAGCAATTTAGAGAGGAAGATTAATGAAATACTTTCAG cctaTGATTTCTCTAACTCAAATGAGAACAATTTTAATGTAAGCATATGGTACAATTCAACCTTTAAGAATGACACAGGCAGTGCTCCTATTGCTTTGATGCGTCTTCCACGCTCGGTGAATCTG GCATCCAATGCATACCTTCAGTCTGTACAAGGATCTAGTATGGAGATGCTGTTTGAGTTTGTGAAAGAAATGCCCAAGCCTGAAACCAAACTCAGGCtggatttttcttctcttcttggtACACTCTTCTTTACATGGGTCATTTTACAGCTGTTCCCG GTTGTTTTGACGTCACTGGTATACGAGAAACAACAAAAACTGAGAATCATGATGAAAATGCATGGGCTCGGTGATGGACCTTATTGGATGATTTCttatacttatttttttacaataTCTTCAATCTACATGCTGTGCTTTGTTATATTTGGCTCGGGTATAG GGTTAAAATTCTTCTCAATGAATGACTACAGCATCCAATTTGTATTTTACTTCATCTATATAAACTTGCAAATATCGCTGGCTTTTCTAGTAGCTGCATTGTTTTCAGACGTGAAGACTGCTGCAG TTATCGGTTACATATTTGTCTTTGGAACTGGGCTTTTGGGAggctttctttttcaattttttgttcaaGATACATCATTCCCTA GAGGTTGGATCATCGTTCTGGAATTATATCCCGGCTTCTCTCTATATCGTGGGTTATATGAGTTTGCCCAATATTCGTTTAATGGAAATTATATGGGGACTGATGGGATGCGGTGGGGAGATTTGAGTGATAGCGATAATGGGATGGCAGAGGTTTTGATTATCATGGTTGTCGAGTGGTTTGTGGTGCTTCTTTTTGCGTATTACGTAGATCAAGCTGTATCATCAGGAACTGGGAAGGGTACCTTCTTTTGCTTCCAACGCTTTAGGAAGAAGAAACTGCCATCCCTTAGGATGCGTAGTTTGCAAAGGCAGGGATCTAAAGTTTCTGTTGAGATGGAGAAAGCTGATGTCGTTCAAGAG AGGGAGAGGGTTGAAAAGTTGCTACTGGATTCAGATACAACGCATTCAGTTATCTGCGACAACCTCAAAAAGGTTTATCCTGGAAGAGATGGAAACCCTGAAAAATTTGCGGTGAGAGGGTTGTCTCTTGCTTTGTCTCGAGGGGAGTGCTTTGGTATGCTTGGCCCTAATGGTGCCGGGAAGACCTCTTTTATCAGTATG ATGATTGGTCTCACAAAGCCAACCTCTGGCACTGCATGCGTTCAAGGTCTGGACATCCAGACTCAGATGGATGAAATATACACCAGCATGGGTGTTTGTCCACAGCATGA CCTGCTATGGGAAACCTTGACAGGAAGGGAGCATCTGTTATTCTATGGAAGACTTAAGAACCTCAAAGGTTCTGTATTAAAACAA GCAGTGGAAGAATCTTTGAAAAGTGTCAATCTATTTCACGGCAGGGTTGCAGACAAACAAGCTGGAAAGTACAGTGGAGGCATGAAGAGAAGGCTTAGTGTTGCAATTTCACTTATAGGGGATCCCAAA GTTGTTTACATGGATGAGCCCAGTACTGGACTTGATCCAGCTTCAAGAAACAACTTATGGACCGTTGTGAAACGTGCAAAACAAGGCCGGGCAATCATCCTAACCA CACATTCCATGGAAGAGGCGGAGGTTCTGTGTGATCGGTTAGGAGTTTTTGTGGATGGTAGCTTGCAGTGCATAGGAAACCCAAAAGAG CTGAAAGCAAGATATGGAGGATTTTATGTGTTCACAATGACAACATCTTCGGATCACGAGCAAGAGGTGGAGAACATGGTGCGGAGTCTCTCCCCAAGTGCTAACAGGATATACCATCTATCCGGAACCCAGAAGTTTGAGTTGCCAAAACACGAGGTCAGAATTGCAGATGTGTTTGAAGCAGTTGAGAATGCAAAGAGCAGGTTCACAGTTTTCGCTTGGGGTCTAGCCGACACCACGTTGGAGGATGTCTTCATCAAGGTTGCACTTGGGGCTCAAACCTCCATCGAATTGACATGA
- the LOC103409820 gene encoding uncharacterized protein — translation MSSNRAFARCEVWQEGSELADDSSSTKPEFLIDMYAQFSMYPLSFKEQCHVLTESKTSWSVISNMLSQASVPYQVQPSMILAISTRAREIARDPENKNRKTIRMVVQLTVEQEQLSEDHDQTFVPRTKGTPIEELERVKIEVCGKQCVICLEEMQRGCESIRMPCSHDYHESCITNWLETSHLCPLCRFELPAASF, via the coding sequence ATGTCAAGCAACCGAGCCTTTGCACGCTGTGAAGTATGGCAGGAAGGCAGCGAACTCGCCGACGACAGTTCCTCTACGAAACCCGAGTTCTTGATTGATATGTATGCTCAATTTTCAATGTACCCTCTAAGCTTCAAGGAGCAATGCCACGTTCTAACAGAGAGCAAAACATCCTGGTCTGTAATATCCAACATGCTTTCGCAGGCGTCGGTTCCCTACCAAGTTCAGCCGTCCATGATCCTGGCGATTTCCACCCGCGCTCGTGAAATCGCCCGTGATCCTGAGAACAAGAACCGGAAGACTATTCGGATGGTAGTGCAACTAACAGTTGAACAAGAACAGTTGTCGGAGGATCACGACCAAACGTTTGTGCCGCGGACAAAAGGTACACCAATTGAAGAGCTAGAGAGAGTCAAAATCGAAGTCTGCGGGAAGCAATGTGTTATATGTTTGGAAGAGATGCAGCGTGGTTGTGAATCGATTCGCATGCCTTGCTCGCATGACTACCACGAGAGTTGCATAACGAATTGGCTGGAGACAAGTCACCTGTGCCCGCTGTGCCGGTTTGAGTTGCCTGCTGCGTCCTTTTGA
- the LOC139196936 gene encoding E3 ubiquitin-protein ligase SIRP1-like — MVAHLTIGREQLLEDQEQPQVDDYVLQFERTKSKATEELERLKIEDCRKQCLICLGEILRGSEAIRMPCSHNNHESRIVNWLETSNLCGLCQFATDAPAESS, encoded by the coding sequence ATGGTAGCGCATCTTACAATTGGACGAGAACAGTTGTTGGAGGACCAAGAGCAACCGCAAGTTGATGATTATGTGTTGCAGTTTGAGCGGACAAAAAGTAAAGCAACTGAGGAGTTAGAGAGGTTAAAAATCGAAGACTGCAGGAAGCAATGCTTGATATGTCTGGGAGAGATTCTGCGTGGTTCTGAAGCGATTCGCATGCCTTGCTCGCACAACAACCACGAGAGTCGTATAGTGAATTGGCTGGAGACGAGTAACCTCTGCGGGTTGTGCCAGTTTGCGACCGATGCGCCTGCTGAATCCTCATGA